Proteins from a single region of Mytilus trossulus isolate FHL-02 chromosome 2, PNRI_Mtr1.1.1.hap1, whole genome shotgun sequence:
- the LOC134705396 gene encoding uncharacterized protein LOC134705396: MDNLSRCQQTFVNEMAEHSSIDSVSELSGTAKTSSKSDNIFSIMNDHRQLISPGYDNNISGFQASIENINVGGGAISNAPATHTPEVVIPDIYNMLLQNQLYIQTLIKNQNSKTDPIQSSTKVNPRQSATMAGPRKVVKNKPKKDDYQSQLDSLFDNDMNNNQTKNISAPSELYSDISSDESYDSDVEACSENEVDVEKAENENVLESMKDFISSNEKTGPKINPGLASYMNQGLRTRVNEEKYKDLTKKYDKPANVSSLKVPRVNIGIWKQMSLRNKDVDIKLQRLQNLLSKTACPLMYMMDMFVEKSSKKEEMSREELQAYAVTCRDTYQLFQACYSEITFRRRSFIKDDIQPQYKGLCDDTTPVTDMLFGDDIKEKIKELDAEHSVCKKVGKDHNYTYDNPKNSYQSSNRGRSHHGHGGRGFPHKFGKRKRQIDGGKPIKRTRKYDDDGFLDRSKTFNKKKNKDKK; the protein is encoded by the exons ATGGATAATTTGTCACGTTGTCAGCAAACATTTGTTAATGAAATGGCTGAACATTCGAGCATTGACTCGGTATCGGAACTGTCTGGCACGGCCAAGACTAGTTCCAAAAGTGACAATATTTTTAGCATTATGAATGACCACAGGCAACTTATTTCGCCAGGTTATGATAACAATATCAGTGGGTTTCAAGCAAGCATTGAAAACATTAATGTTGGAGGAGGAGCCATAAGCAATGCTCCTGCCACTCACACTCCGGAAGTGGTCATACCTGATATTTACAATATGCTACTTCAAAATCAATTGTATATCCaaactttgataaaaaatcagaattctAAAACTGATCCAATACAAAGTTCAACAAAGGTAAACCCTAGACAATCGGCAACAATGGCCGGACCAAGAAAGGTCGTTAAAAATAAACCTAAAAAGGATGATTACCAATCGCAATTGGACAGTTTGTTTGATAATGATATGAACAATAACCAAACTAAAAACATATCTGCACCGTCTGAATTATATTCAGATATTTCGAGTGACGAAAGTTACGATAGCGATGTTGAAGCATGTTCTGAGAATGAAGTGGATGTTGAAAAGgcagaaaatgaaaatgtcttGGAATCCATGAAAGACTTCATTAGTTCAAACGAAAAGACTGGTCCAAAAATTAATCCTGGTTTAGCCTCATACATGAACCAGGGACTGAGGACACGAGTCAATGAGGAAAAATACAAAGACCTCACAAAGAAATATGATAAGCCTGCCAATGTGAGCAGTCTAAAAGTTCCACGAGTCAACATAG GTATTTGGAAACAAATGTCACTACGAAATAAAGATGTGGATATAAAATTACAACGATTACAGAATCTCTTGTCTAAAACAGCGTGTCCATTGATGTATATGATGGATATGTTTGTGGAAAAATCTTCAAAGAAAGAAGAAATGTCCAGAGAGGAACTGCAAGCATATGCAGTCACGTGCAGAGATACGTACCAGCTATTTCAAGCTTGTTATAGTGAAATAACCTTCAGGCGAAGGAGTTTCATCAAAGACGACATTCAACCCCAGTATAAAGGTCTATGTGATGATACCACACCAGTCACTGACATGCTGTTTGGGGATGATATTAAGGAAAAAATCAAAGAACTAGATGCAGAGCATAGTGTGTGCAAAAAAGTTGGGAAGGACCATAATTATACATATGATAATCCCAAGAACTCATATCAGTCTTCTAACAGGGGACGTAGCCATCATGGCCATGGAGGGCGTGGATTTCCTCATAAGTTTGGGAAAAGGAAACGCCAAATTGATGGAGGAAAACCAATCAAAAGAACGAGAAAATATGATGATGATGGTTTTTTAGACCGCAGCAAGACCTTCaacaagaagaaaaacaaagacaaaaagtaG
- the LOC134705395 gene encoding uncharacterized protein LOC134705395 isoform X2, with translation MMQNQLKSGLRDKSIILMTEQVLCLKRFWSPWSLSDFVVGVSNVDNISPVSDYMRADVENTPVFQKRQIMRFNLNIFTYSKLKFKFHIIHQIEPGENGGTSYVWNSVVKDVESQTVLLERAVKLVTIDRTSRKAVELPTWFRQKYHDPNPKMKRLNDLPDSFKTILNPPDFPPDCYQWKTTVRYSDLDFNMHTHQSVYTKFCLDAITSAALKSKLQYFNTDICFYPLESVDITFIGESFAGDELLVNIQQDTSDQTIFRCLIENNRKPVTYLVFKFGLTTLSASKL, from the exons ATGATGCAAAATCAACTAAAGTCAGGGTTGAGGGACAAATCTATAATTTTGATGACAGAACAGGTACTATGTTTAAAAc GTTTCTGGTCTCCATGGTCTTTATCGGATTTTGTCGTTGGCGTATCTAACGTAGATAATATATCACCAGTGTCGGACTATATGAGGGCAGACGTAGAAAATACACCCGTGTTTCAAAAGCGTCAAATTATGAGGTTTAATCTAAATATCTTTACTTattcaaaactgaaatttaaatttcatatcatACACCAAATAGAGCCAGGGGAAAATGGCGGAACGTCTTACGTATGGAATTCAGTTGTAAAAGACGTCGAAAGTCAGACTGTTTTACTTGAAAGAGCCGTCAAACTTGTAACTATAGACAGAACTTCACGTAAAGCAGTGGAACTTCCAACGTGGTTTAGACAGAAGTACCATGATCCGAATCCTAAAATGAAAAGATTAAACGATTTACCAGATAGTTTCAAAACGATATTGAATCCTCCTGATTTTCCTCCTGATTGTTACCAATGGAAGACAACAGTACGATACAGCGACCTCGATTTCAATATGCACACACACCAATCTGtgtatacaaaattttgtttagaTGCCATAACTAGTGCTGCTCTAAAGAGTAAActtcaatatttcaatacagacatttgtttttatccATTAGAATCCGTCGATATAACATTTATAGGAGAAAGTTTTGCGGGGGATGAACTTTTAGTTAATATACAACAGGATACGTCCGACCAGACGATTTTTCGCTGTTTGATCGAAAACAACAGAAAACCTGTCACCTACTTAGTATTTAAATTCGGACTGACAACTCTTTCAGCATCAAAACTTTAG
- the LOC134705395 gene encoding uncharacterized protein LOC134705395 isoform X1: MPVVTVLKDDAKSTKVRVEGQIYNFDDRTGFWSPWSLSDFVVGVSNVDNISPVSDYMRADVENTPVFQKRQIMRFNLNIFTYSKLKFKFHIIHQIEPGENGGTSYVWNSVVKDVESQTVLLERAVKLVTIDRTSRKAVELPTWFRQKYHDPNPKMKRLNDLPDSFKTILNPPDFPPDCYQWKTTVRYSDLDFNMHTHQSVYTKFCLDAITSAALKSKLQYFNTDICFYPLESVDITFIGESFAGDELLVNIQQDTSDQTIFRCLIENNRKPVTYLVFKFGLTTLSASKL, translated from the exons ATGCCTGTTGTTACTGTGTTAAAGGATGATGCAAAATCAACTAAAGTCAGGGTTGAGGGACAAATCTATAATTTTGATGACAGAACAG GTTTCTGGTCTCCATGGTCTTTATCGGATTTTGTCGTTGGCGTATCTAACGTAGATAATATATCACCAGTGTCGGACTATATGAGGGCAGACGTAGAAAATACACCCGTGTTTCAAAAGCGTCAAATTATGAGGTTTAATCTAAATATCTTTACTTattcaaaactgaaatttaaatttcatatcatACACCAAATAGAGCCAGGGGAAAATGGCGGAACGTCTTACGTATGGAATTCAGTTGTAAAAGACGTCGAAAGTCAGACTGTTTTACTTGAAAGAGCCGTCAAACTTGTAACTATAGACAGAACTTCACGTAAAGCAGTGGAACTTCCAACGTGGTTTAGACAGAAGTACCATGATCCGAATCCTAAAATGAAAAGATTAAACGATTTACCAGATAGTTTCAAAACGATATTGAATCCTCCTGATTTTCCTCCTGATTGTTACCAATGGAAGACAACAGTACGATACAGCGACCTCGATTTCAATATGCACACACACCAATCTGtgtatacaaaattttgtttagaTGCCATAACTAGTGCTGCTCTAAAGAGTAAActtcaatatttcaatacagacatttgtttttatccATTAGAATCCGTCGATATAACATTTATAGGAGAAAGTTTTGCGGGGGATGAACTTTTAGTTAATATACAACAGGATACGTCCGACCAGACGATTTTTCGCTGTTTGATCGAAAACAACAGAAAACCTGTCACCTACTTAGTATTTAAATTCGGACTGACAACTCTTTCAGCATCAAAACTTTAG
- the LOC134706000 gene encoding phosphatidylethanolamine-binding protein 4-like gives MKPDDVYGTCNNDEGELQGIREIQKWEVTARPQVKFQNAKKDQLYILIMRDPDAGSARDVLHWLVTDIKGASLETGKIDGTEQMKYNGPNPPGGQHHRYQFFLYEQKRSNVDLSLVKRIHFQLIPFLERNALCPNDVVASFQYKSFS, from the exons ATGAAACCCGACGATGTATATGGTACATGTAACAACGATGAGGGTGAACTCCAAGGAATACGAGAAATACAAAAATGGGAGGTAACAGCCCGACCGCAAGTCAAATTTCAGAATGCAAAAAAG GATCAATTGTATATCCTTATTATGAGAGACCCGGATGCTGGATCAGCACGTGATGTCCTTCACTGGCTAGTCACAGATATCAAG GGTGCATCACTCGAGACAGGAAAGATCGACGGGACGGAACAAATGA AATACAACGGCCCTAATCCTCCTGGCGGTCAACACCATCGGTACCAGTTTTTCCTATATGAACAGAAAAGAAGTAATGTGGACCTGTCTTTGGTAAAAAGAATCCATTTTCAACTGATACCTTTTCTTGAAAGAAACGCGTTATGTCCTAATGATGTTGTAGCATCATTTCAATACAaaagtttttcataa
- the LOC134705394 gene encoding uncharacterized protein LOC134705394 produces MPVVTVLQDDADTTTVMVEGQMYNFDDRTGFWSPWSISDFVSSGLSIGKISLSMNFQMAAKENTLFFQKRQILRLNKPIFTYPQSKYKLHISHQIEPGEEGGKSYVWNTVIKDAETHTVLLERAAKLVAADRSLRKPIELPKWFRHKYSAPKVNRLNNLPDGLRSKSVPVEFPNDCFQWRTKIRYSDLDSYMHTHQSVYTKLCLDAITGAALCGKLQHFITDICLYPTEYVDITFIGESVAEDELLIRILQNQDDGSILHCLMEKDKKSVAYLKFKIGLTTLSKSKY; encoded by the exons ATGCCCGTTGTTACAGTGTTGCAAGATGATGCTGACACGACCACAGTTATGGTTGAGGGacaaatgtataattttgaCGATAGAACAG GGTTTTGGTCGCCATGGTCTATATCAGATTTTGTTTCAAGCGGATTATCTATTGGAAAAATCTCATTGAGTATGAACTTTCAAATGGCCGCGAAGGAAAATACACTCTTTTTTCAGAAGCGTCAAATTTTGAGGTTAAACAAGCCGATTTTTACTTATCctcaatcaaaatataaattacacataAGTCATCAAATAGAACCAGGAGAAGAGGGAGGGAAGTCGTATGTATGGAATACAGTTATAAAAGATGCCGAGACACATACGGTTTTGCTTGAAAGAGCCGCTAAGCTTGTTGCCGCAGACAGATCTTTACGTAAACCAATTGAACTTCCAAAGTGGTTTAGGCATAAGTATAGTGCTCCAAAAGTGAATAGATTGAATAATTTACCAGATGGTTTGCGATCTAAATCCGTTCCTGTAGAATTTCCAAATGATTGTTTCCAATGGAGAACAAAAATAAGATACAGCGATCTTGATAGCTATATGCACACCCACCAATCTGTGTATACCAAACTTTGTCTTGATGCAATAACCGGTGCTGCTTTATGTGGTAAGCTTCAGCATTTCATTACCGATATATGTTTATATCCTACAGAATATGTAGATATAACATTTATAGGGGAAAGTGTTGCTGAGGATGAACTTTTGATACGCATATTACAGAATCAGGATGATGGTTCGATTCTTCACTGTTTGATGGAAAAGGACAAAAAGTCTGTCGCctacttaaaatttaaaataggtCTGACTAcactttcaaaatcaaaatattag